One genomic region from Zalophus californianus isolate mZalCal1 chromosome 2, mZalCal1.pri.v2, whole genome shotgun sequence encodes:
- the LOC113925548 gene encoding aminoacyl tRNA synthase complex-interacting multifunctional protein 1-like yields the protein MTMNQTDVLQATLREEKKLRVENAKLKKEIEELKQELIQAEIQNGVKQIPFPSGTLLQANSTVSENVIQSIPITTITSGAKEQIGGGAEEKKMKEKIEVKGEKKEKKQQSVAGSADSKPVDVSHLDLRVGCIITARKHPDADSLYVEEVDVGETAPRTIVSGLVNHVPLEQMQNRMGILLCNLKPAKMRGVVSQAMVMCASSPDKVEILAPPNGSVPGDRIVFDAFPGEPDKELNPKKKIWEQIQPDLFTNDECVATYKGAPFEVKGKGVCRAQTMTNSGIK from the exons ATGACTATG AATCAGACAGACGTTTTGCAGGCAActttgagagaagagaagaaacttCGAGTTGAAAATgctaaattaaagaaagaaattgaagaattgaAACAAGAGCTAATTCAGgcagaaattcaaaatggagtGAAACAAATACCATTTCCATCTGGTACTCTGCTGCAAGCTAATTCCACAGTTTCTGAAAATGTGATACAGTCTATACCAATAACAACTATAACTTCTGGTGCCAAAGAACAGATAGGAGGAGGAGCggaagaaaagaagatgaaagagaaaattgaagtgaaaggagagaaaaaggagaaaaaacagcagTCAGTAGCAGGAAGTGCTGACTCTAAGCCAGTAGATGTTTCTCATCTGGATCTTCGAGTTGGTTGTATCATCACGGCCAGAAAACACCCTGATGCAGATTCTTTATATGTGGAAGAAGTAGATGTTGGGGAAACAGCCCCAAGAACAATTGTTAGTGGCCTGGTGAATCATGTTCCTCTTGAACAGATGCAAAATCGGATGGGGATTTTACTTTGTAACCTGAAACCTGCAAAGATGAGGGGAGTAGTATCTCAAGCAATGGTAATGTGTGCTAGTTCACCTGACAAGGTTGAAATCTTGGCACCTCCTAATGGGTCTGTTCCTGGAGACAGAATTGTTTTTGATGCTTTTCCTGGAGAACCTGACAAGGAGCTGAATCCTAAGAAGAAGATTTGGGAGCAGATCCAGCCTGATCTCTTTACTAATGATGAGTGTGTAGCTACATACAAAGGAGCTCCCTTTGAGGTGAAAGGGAAGGGAGTGTGTAGGGCTCAAACTATGACCAacagtggaataaaataa
- the CXCL11 gene encoding C-X-C motif chemokine 11 yields the protein MPVKNFLSHSAFLLPPRRVSTLKQRQQLQKRNMSVKGMVIALAVIVCATTVQGFPMFKGGRCLCTGPGVKAVKVANIEKATIIYPSNNCDKIEVIITLKAHKGQRCLNPKSKQASIIIKKIERMNFLKYQNV from the exons ATGCCAGTCAAGAACTTCCTTTCACATTCAGCATTTCTTCTCCCTCCAAGAAGAGTATCGACACTGAAGCAGCGGCAACAGCTGCAAAAGAGAAACATGAGTGTGAAGGGCATGGTTATAGCCTTGGCTGTGATAGTCTGTGCTACAACTGTTCAAG GCTTCCCCATGTTCAAAGGGGGACGCTGTCTTTGCACAGGACCTGGAGTAAAAGCAGTGAAAGTGGCAAATATTGAGAAAGCGACCATAATTTATCCGAGTAACAACTGTGACAAAATAGAAGTGAT TATCACCCTGAAAGCACATAAAGGACAAAGATGCCTAAATCCTAAATCGAAGCAAGCAAGCATTATAATCAAG aaaattgaaagaatgaattttttaaaataccaaaatgtatGA